In Triticum urartu cultivar G1812 chromosome 6, Tu2.1, whole genome shotgun sequence, the following proteins share a genomic window:
- the LOC125515827 gene encoding uncharacterized protein LOC125515827 — protein sequence MAQRAAGALLRRSLGLAPPTVPRALSTSAAAPAAAEGEAAAKAKRNKKKNLFDVVQFLPDWGVGYKVAKTTWRDVSYQITKINLYKDGRHGKAWGIRHKAGVQVADAPIKLSGVNKRGWKYIKTSQKTVQDIPAAETPAAATSTA from the exons ATGGCGCAGAGGGCGGCGGGCGCGCTTCTGCGGCGGTCCCTCGGGCTCGCGCCGCCGACGGTCCCCAGGGCCCTGAGCACCAGCGCCGCGGCGCCGGCCGCGGCCGAGGGAGAGGCGGCGGCCAAGGCGAAgaggaacaagaagaagaacCTGTTCGACGTGGTGCAGTTCCTGCCGGACTGGGGCGTCGGCTACAAGGTCGCCAAGACCACCTGGCGCGACGTCTCCTACCAGATCACCAAGATCAACCTCTACAAG GATGGCCGCCACGGGAAGGCGTGGGGGATTCGGCACAAGGCCG GTGTGCAAGTTGCTGACGCTCCAATAAAACTCAGCGGAGTGAACAAGCGTGGGTGGAAGTACATAAAGACGTCACAGAAGACGGTGCAGGATATCCCCGCAGCAGAGACGCCAGCTGCTGCCACCTCCACTGCTTAA